The Mycoplasma sp. 1654_15 genome contains a region encoding:
- a CDS encoding 16S rRNA (uracil(1498)-N(3))-methyltransferase, translating to MHRFFVFQKIDNYFILDKRVLQHLKVIKSRNNKFICVFEKKFYITKFVFPNKAEIIEELDENHEFKNKTILAVAILKTKAFEWVLQKAVELGVHQIIPFYSEHVEQKLGNNIEKKIERWQEIVLHAAQQSFRNIIPEVEKPVDFEQVLNIEKSFKFIAHEKENEENSKLLFDSDSIFLIGPEGGFSDREIQKAKEKNFQIISLGKRILRAETAAVFCLSRVKED from the coding sequence ATGCATAGATTTTTCGTGTTTCAAAAAATAGATAACTATTTTATTTTAGATAAAAGAGTTTTACAACATTTAAAAGTAATAAAATCCAGAAATAACAAATTCATTTGTGTTTTTGAAAAAAAATTTTATATAACTAAATTTGTTTTTCCTAATAAAGCTGAAATTATAGAAGAATTAGATGAAAACCATGAATTCAAAAATAAAACAATATTAGCAGTTGCAATATTAAAAACAAAAGCATTTGAATGAGTTTTACAAAAAGCAGTCGAACTTGGAGTGCATCAAATTATCCCTTTTTATAGCGAACATGTAGAACAAAAGCTAGGAAATAATATTGAAAAAAAGATAGAAAGATGACAAGAAATAGTTCTTCATGCTGCTCAACAATCTTTTAGAAATATAATTCCTGAAGTTGAAAAACCTGTCGATTTTGAACAAGTTTTAAATATTGAAAAAAGCTTCAAATTTATAGCACATGAAAAGGAAAATGAAGAAAACTCTAAATTATTATTTGATTCTGATTCTATTTTTTTAATAGGTCCTGAAGGTGGTTTTTCAGATAGAGAAATCCAAAAAGCCAAGGAAAAAAACTTCCAGATTATTTCTTTAGGAAAAAGAATTTTAAGAGCTGAAACAGCTGCAGTTTTTTGTTTATCTAGAGTAAAAGAAGATTAA
- a CDS encoding MHJ_0274 family protein, with the protein MFNQTSTLIIVLVLLVAFIVVFILFNFFSERKKKQKIIKEKERIKQEEVKFILKTSARVNAIIELNNQLLDEFQVSIGDFKMSQINNLAKNALDYIYIQEQFQDIFIRNPFEKDELFLASFVQLMNLKSNLWTKNHKELLSYFSSLKTKYLSEEANKEEFTKYQNSFLEIYQEFIDQVKSKNKDVTELFNTFKEKDEAERLEYLRSVEQEQPKTFFNKVKNFLKFKK; encoded by the coding sequence ATGTTTAATCAAACTTCAACTTTAATCATTGTTTTAGTTTTACTAGTTGCTTTTATCGTTGTATTTATTTTATTCAATTTCTTTTCAGAAAGAAAGAAAAAGCAGAAAATAATCAAAGAAAAAGAAAGAATTAAACAAGAAGAAGTTAAATTCATATTAAAAACCAGTGCAAGAGTAAATGCAATAATTGAACTTAATAATCAATTATTAGATGAATTTCAAGTTTCCATTGGTGATTTTAAGATGAGTCAAATTAATAATCTAGCAAAAAACGCACTTGATTATATTTATATTCAAGAACAGTTTCAAGACATTTTTATTCGTAATCCTTTTGAAAAAGATGAATTGTTTTTAGCTAGTTTTGTACAATTAATGAACTTAAAATCTAATTTATGGACTAAAAATCACAAGGAATTATTATCTTATTTTTCTTCTTTAAAAACAAAATATTTATCAGAAGAAGCAAATAAAGAAGAATTTACAAAATATCAAAATTCATTTTTAGAAATATATCAAGAATTTATAGATCAAGTAAAATCTAAAAACAAAGATGTAACAGAGCTTTTCAATACATTTAAAGAAAAAGATGAAGCAGAAAGACTTGAATATCTAAGAAGTGTTGAACAAGAACAACCTAAAACTTTTTTTAATAAGGTAAAAAACTTTTTAAAATTTAAAAAATAA
- the pgsA gene encoding CDP-diacylglycerol--glycerol-3-phosphate 3-phosphatidyltransferase: MKNKFFTLPNVLTISRLILVIPFIILLSLFSSFNNNDIFGGYKNTYIWMFFLAFAIFIIASITDFLDGYIARARKQISVFGKIFDPIADKILTTSAFIFLAVLEIIPVWIVILFILRDIIVDGCRNLAASKKIEISASIWGKLKTVAQMLTICILFIFGPILFNNSSYLILEAKIIYWLLNIPSLIALILSIFSGYLYVSNIWKYLH, translated from the coding sequence ATGAAGAACAAATTCTTTACCTTACCAAATGTTTTAACAATTTCTAGACTCATTTTAGTAATTCCATTTATTATTTTGCTAAGTTTATTTTCTAGCTTTAATAATAACGACATCTTTGGTGGCTATAAAAATACATACATTTGAATGTTCTTTCTAGCTTTTGCTATTTTTATAATAGCTTCTATTACTGATTTTTTAGATGGTTATATTGCTAGAGCAAGAAAACAAATAAGTGTTTTTGGTAAAATTTTTGATCCTATTGCTGATAAAATTTTAACTACTTCTGCCTTCATTTTCCTTGCAGTTTTAGAAATTATTCCTGTTTGGATAGTAATTTTATTCATATTAAGAGACATAATTGTAGATGGTTGTAGAAATCTAGCAGCAAGCAAAAAAATCGAAATTTCAGCCTCAATTTGGGGTAAATTAAAAACTGTAGCACAAATGCTAACTATTTGTATTTTGTTTATATTTGGACCTATATTATTTAATAACTCATCCTACTTGATATTAGAAGCAAAGATAATATACTGATTGTTAAATATCCCTTCACTTATTGCTTTAATTTTATCAATATTTTCAGGATATTTATATGTATCAAATATTTGAAAGTACTTACATTAA
- a CDS encoding NADH-dependent flavin oxidoreductase, translating into MIFSSKEYKKLFSPIKINNSVLKNRFVLSPMTLNASTKNGFITYKDLNYAQKRSISAPLSITGAAYINKEGQLFEFGFGAFSFKHIKGLTKIASKMKENGSKAILQLAHSGRFSIISLYNNNYVLGASYEKLNFPFEHEVKQMSIYDIKKVINDYKKATLIAIKAGFDGVEISSAQKLLAQTFFSTFTNQREDEYGPQSLENRARITFEILEAVKQVIDKNASKDFIFGFRATAEETRGEELGYTIEEFLWLIKKIIKNYNISYLALASWGRDIYKNRVRSKGKYFNLLINEVVYKAIKNKIPLIASGGINTVEKCLEAIKYADMIGLSSVFVADPYFVEKFKNKQIDKINLNVELKDLKRLAIPKAAFKDIVKMMDYGQSLPENTRNNLRKLEKNYK; encoded by the coding sequence ATGATTTTTTCGAGCAAAGAATACAAAAAACTTTTTTCTCCTATTAAGATTAACAACTCTGTTTTAAAAAACAGATTTGTTCTTTCTCCTATGACTTTGAATGCATCAACTAAAAATGGCTTTATTACTTATAAAGACTTAAACTATGCACAAAAAAGGTCTATTTCAGCTCCCTTATCAATCACTGGTGCAGCTTATATTAATAAAGAAGGTCAACTTTTTGAATTTGGTTTTGGTGCTTTTTCTTTTAAACACATAAAGGGTTTAACAAAAATTGCTTCAAAAATGAAGGAAAATGGTTCGAAAGCTATTTTACAATTAGCTCATTCAGGTCGTTTTTCTATTATTAGTTTATACAATAATAATTATGTTCTTGGGGCTAGTTATGAAAAACTGAATTTCCCTTTTGAACATGAAGTAAAACAAATGAGCATTTATGATATTAAGAAAGTAATTAATGATTATAAAAAAGCTACTTTAATAGCTATTAAAGCTGGATTTGATGGTGTTGAAATTTCTTCTGCTCAGAAATTATTAGCTCAAACATTTTTTTCTACATTTACCAATCAAAGAGAAGATGAATACGGACCACAAAGTCTTGAAAATCGCGCTAGAATAACATTTGAAATTCTCGAAGCTGTAAAACAAGTTATTGACAAAAATGCTTCAAAAGACTTTATTTTTGGCTTTAGAGCAACCGCTGAAGAAACAAGAGGCGAAGAATTAGGATACACAATTGAAGAATTTTTATGACTAATTAAAAAAATTATAAAAAATTATAATATTTCTTATTTAGCACTTGCTAGCTGGGGTCGAGATATTTACAAAAATAGAGTTCGTTCTAAAGGAAAATACTTTAATTTGCTTATAAATGAAGTAGTTTATAAAGCTATAAAAAATAAAATACCTTTAATAGCTAGCGGCGGAATTAACACCGTAGAAAAATGCTTAGAAGCTATAAAATATGCAGATATGATTGGTCTTTCTTCTGTTTTTGTAGCTGATCCTTATTTTGTAGAAAAATTTAAAAATAAGCAAATAGATAAAATTAATTTAAATGTTGAACTCAAAGATTTAAAAAGACTCGCAATACCAAAAGCAGCTTTTAAAGATATAGTAAAAATGATGGACTATGGACAAAGTCTACCTGAAAATACAAGAAATAATTTAAGAAAATTAGAAAAAAATTACAAATAA
- a CDS encoding NAD-dependent deacetylase has translation MKIINNIWNSLNKEFHSSSDKLLSLINEAEFIVVGIGSGLTSADGIGYSGNRFEDNFSDFIKKYKFLDMLQASLFHYPDWQTYWAFHSRFIKLNYLEQPAGKSFINLYKILQKRRFFIITTNSDNSLEAAGFDNKNVFYIQGKYNLLQCSQMCHNQRYQNDELIMKMTKEQKNMKVDYQLLPRCPKCDAFLEVNKRIAYKGMVEDNQFFEEQKAYLSFINEAKNKKTLFLEIGVGFTTPQLIKYPFWLYTKENPSSLYVVLNNKNYRIDKSILNQTIIFNDNLDQIIQDVETKQRS, from the coding sequence TTGAAGATTATTAATAACATCTGAAATTCTTTAAACAAAGAATTTCATTCTAGCTCAGATAAATTATTATCCTTGATAAATGAAGCAGAGTTTATAGTAGTAGGAATTGGCTCTGGTCTAACTAGTGCAGACGGAATAGGATATAGTGGTAATAGATTTGAAGATAATTTTTCTGATTTTATAAAGAAATATAAATTTTTAGATATGCTTCAAGCTTCTTTATTTCACTATCCTGATTGACAAACTTATTGAGCTTTTCACAGTAGATTTATTAAACTTAATTATCTAGAACAACCAGCAGGAAAATCTTTTATAAATCTTTACAAAATCCTTCAAAAAAGAAGGTTTTTTATCATTACTACTAATTCAGATAACTCTTTAGAAGCTGCGGGTTTTGATAATAAAAATGTTTTTTATATTCAAGGAAAATACAATTTATTGCAATGTTCTCAGATGTGTCATAATCAAAGATATCAAAACGATGAATTAATAATGAAGATGACAAAAGAACAAAAAAATATGAAAGTAGACTATCAACTACTTCCTCGTTGTCCTAAGTGTGATGCTTTTTTAGAAGTTAACAAAAGAATTGCATATAAAGGAATGGTTGAAGATAATCAATTTTTTGAAGAGCAAAAAGCTTATTTATCCTTCATAAATGAAGCTAAAAATAAAAAAACTTTATTTTTGGAAATAGGTGTAGGATTTACTACTCCACAGCTTATTAAATACCCTTTTTGACTTTATACAAAAGAAAATCCTTCTAGCTTGTATGTTGTCTTAAACAATAAAAACTACAGAATCGATAAATCCATATTAAATCAAACTATAATTTTTAATGATAATTTAGATCAAATAATTCAAGACGTAGAAACAAAACAAAGGAGCTAA
- a CDS encoding MsnO8 family LLM class oxidoreductase: MKFSILDQGLIDKITTSEEAIQNSIKLAQVADKLGYFSYWVAEHHNVHSFSISCPEIMMMQLAHQTKNIKIGVASILFNLYSPLRTAEMISTMTSVVKNRFYFALGSNPGTKFIQKAFNYSAESSLTYQEKIKHLFHFLNIQSLKSIKNVRSVIQSKENKEMFLTTFTLKNAILAAKLGAGLIVGHNFLPDFENTKKIVKTYRKYFKKHWPDKEEKIIFPTFIVTAENEEKINNLWTPLKFFLLGEEDFNKFWHFPSLDDVKDRLSEEKEVESKLKILPLVGSPKYIYDQLLKVKQQLNIEHFLLIPMVNQIENRIKILELMQKEHKKRQNGKIC; encoded by the coding sequence ATGAAATTTTCTATTCTAGACCAAGGACTTATTGACAAAATCACAACTTCAGAAGAGGCGATTCAAAACTCTATAAAATTAGCTCAAGTTGCTGACAAATTGGGCTATTTTTCATACTGAGTTGCTGAACATCATAATGTTCACTCTTTTTCAATTTCATGTCCTGAAATTATGATGATGCAACTTGCTCATCAAACAAAAAATATAAAAATCGGGGTTGCTTCAATTTTATTTAATCTTTATTCTCCTTTAAGAACTGCTGAAATGATTAGTACAATGACAAGTGTTGTAAAAAATCGTTTTTATTTTGCTTTAGGTTCAAATCCAGGAACTAAATTTATTCAAAAAGCTTTTAATTATTCAGCTGAATCTTCTTTGACTTATCAAGAAAAAATTAAACATTTGTTTCACTTTTTAAACATACAATCTTTAAAGTCAATCAAAAATGTAAGATCCGTAATACAAAGTAAAGAAAATAAAGAAATGTTTTTGACAACTTTTACATTAAAAAACGCAATTTTAGCCGCTAAATTAGGTGCAGGTTTAATAGTTGGTCATAACTTTTTGCCTGACTTTGAAAATACAAAAAAAATTGTTAAAACTTATAGAAAATATTTTAAAAAACATTGACCTGATAAAGAAGAAAAAATAATTTTTCCTACATTTATTGTAACTGCAGAAAATGAAGAAAAAATCAATAATTTATGAACACCCTTAAAGTTTTTTTTACTTGGCGAAGAAGACTTTAATAAATTTTGACATTTTCCTTCTTTAGATGATGTAAAAGATAGATTAAGTGAAGAAAAAGAAGTAGAATCTAAGTTAAAAATACTTCCTTTAGTTGGTAGTCCAAAATACATTTATGATCAACTATTAAAAGTAAAACAACAATTAAACATTGAACATTTTTTATTAATTCCGATGGTGAATCAGATAGAAAATAGAATAAAAATTTTAGAATTAATGCAAAAGGAACACAAAAAAAGACAAAATGGAAAAATTTGCTAA
- the trmD gene encoding tRNA (guanosine(37)-N1)-methyltransferase TrmD, which translates to MKINFLTLFPKYFEPFKNESIISKAIEKKLIEINIIDIRDFSKNKHLKVDDQIYGGGPGMLMQIEPIDLALQTVSGFKIAMSPQGKQFSQKLAYQLSKEKEITIISGRYEGFDERVIDHLVDLELSIGDYVLTGGELPSMIVADAVARLVEGVINQESLENESFSKNMLDFPQYTRPRDYKGMKVPEVLFSGNHALIQKWKEEKRLEKTRKNRPDLLKKDKEDYEK; encoded by the coding sequence GTGAAAATTAATTTTTTAACACTCTTTCCTAAATATTTTGAACCTTTTAAAAATGAGTCAATCATTTCAAAAGCTATTGAAAAAAAATTAATAGAAATAAATATTATAGATATAAGAGATTTTAGTAAAAACAAGCATTTAAAAGTAGATGATCAAATTTATGGTGGTGGACCTGGAATGTTAATGCAAATCGAACCGATCGACTTAGCTTTACAAACTGTTTCAGGCTTTAAGATAGCAATGTCGCCACAAGGTAAACAATTTAGTCAAAAACTTGCATATCAATTATCAAAAGAAAAAGAAATTACTATAATTTCGGGAAGATATGAAGGATTTGATGAAAGAGTAATTGATCATTTAGTAGATTTAGAACTTTCAATTGGTGATTATGTATTAACAGGTGGCGAACTTCCTTCAATGATTGTAGCAGATGCTGTTGCAAGATTAGTTGAAGGAGTTATAAATCAAGAATCTTTAGAAAATGAATCATTTAGTAAAAATATGCTTGATTTTCCACAATACACAAGACCCAGAGACTATAAAGGTATGAAAGTTCCAGAAGTTCTTTTTTCAGGCAATCATGCTCTAATTCAGAAGTGAAAAGAAGAAAAAAGACTTGAAAAAACAAGAAAAAATAGACCAGATTTATTAAAAAAAGACAAGGAAGATTATGAAAAATAA
- the rplS gene encoding 50S ribosomal protein L19, with translation MKNNLLQIVENSQIKKETPVYNVGDNVKVYVKIKEGNKQRIQIFEGLVIAKKGSGLKERFVVRKVSYGIGIERSFALHSPLIEKLEVVRSNKVRRAKLYFMRDRKGKAARLKEIKRTSEK, from the coding sequence ATGAAAAATAATTTATTACAAATTGTTGAAAACTCACAAATTAAAAAAGAAACTCCTGTATACAACGTAGGAGATAACGTTAAGGTTTATGTAAAAATTAAAGAGGGAAACAAACAAAGAATTCAGATTTTTGAAGGTCTAGTTATAGCAAAAAAAGGTTCTGGACTAAAAGAAAGATTTGTAGTTCGTAAAGTTTCATATGGAATTGGTATCGAAAGAAGTTTTGCGCTTCATTCTCCTTTAATTGAAAAATTAGAAGTTGTTCGTTCAAACAAAGTAAGAAGAGCAAAACTATACTTCATGCGTGATAGAAAAGGAAAAGCAGCTCGTTTAAAAGAAATTAAAAGAACATCAGAAAAATAA
- the topA gene encoding type I DNA topoisomerase, producing the protein MSKLVIVESPNKIKTISKYLGEGYKVVASVGHVVNLKTSGTYGLGIDMQNWEPVYEVESDKKEIVKSLKEDVKNSEMVIIATDADREGEAIGHTLVDLLKIEDKYQRIKYNEITESAILQSLEHPLKIDTNLVNAQKSRRMIDRIIGFRLSNLLAAKIKNTPITPSAGRVQSVALKLVIDREKEINAFVPYHYFTISAFHNKDVEIKYYNPENENPEWVDLKDIDKIYNSLKGNLVLVDKIIRSKKDAKITPLKQSALFKKASNWAASSVSASLQRLYEGFGDQGLISYPRTDSTRLSQTFIDSAKSYIEETFGKEYVSDSVKGFSGDQDAHEAIRPTDCSLTPELAKEKYELKDIDFKIYQIVYNTTMQAIMSVPERQITRYEFLNKEHKFYLSGSIITFDGYFKLTKADSENTDLPKWNINDEVEIEKYEKEAHQTNPPARYTDGSLIEKLDEVKVGRPSTFASSAKILQDRLYVEKQNKSLVPTAYGQITLDKLLQISPSIINTNYTAQVEEELDEIAEGNLDYKKLMSEFWENFQSVVQDSFQNVEKTQIELEKVGENCPECSSELIYRNNKKTGARFIGCSNFPNCRFIKQDPNYKPKFKRFYKKQTNETK; encoded by the coding sequence ATGAGTAAATTAGTTATTGTTGAGTCACCAAACAAGATTAAAACAATTTCCAAATACCTAGGAGAAGGATACAAAGTAGTAGCTTCAGTAGGTCATGTCGTAAATCTAAAAACTTCAGGAACTTATGGTTTAGGTATTGATATGCAAAATTGAGAACCAGTTTATGAAGTTGAAAGTGATAAAAAAGAAATTGTTAAAAGTCTAAAAGAAGATGTTAAAAATTCAGAGATGGTAATAATAGCAACCGATGCTGACCGTGAAGGTGAAGCTATTGGACACACCTTAGTAGATTTGTTGAAAATCGAAGACAAATACCAAAGAATCAAATACAACGAAATTACTGAAAGTGCAATTTTACAGTCTCTAGAACATCCTTTAAAAATTGATACAAATTTAGTAAATGCACAAAAATCAAGAAGAATGATTGATAGAATCATTGGTTTTAGATTATCAAATTTACTAGCAGCTAAAATTAAAAACACTCCAATTACACCTTCAGCTGGAAGAGTTCAGTCTGTGGCTCTTAAGTTAGTAATTGATCGTGAAAAAGAAATAAATGCTTTTGTTCCTTATCATTATTTTACAATTTCTGCGTTTCATAACAAAGATGTAGAAATTAAATATTACAATCCAGAAAACGAAAATCCTGAATGAGTAGATTTAAAAGACATTGATAAAATTTATAATTCTCTAAAAGGAAATTTGGTATTAGTTGATAAAATCATTCGAAGTAAAAAAGATGCAAAAATAACTCCATTAAAGCAATCTGCTTTGTTTAAAAAGGCTTCTAATTGGGCAGCAAGCTCTGTTTCTGCTTCATTACAAAGACTTTATGAAGGATTCGGTGATCAAGGTCTTATTTCATATCCAAGAACAGATTCAACTAGATTAAGTCAAACTTTTATCGATTCAGCAAAATCTTATATTGAAGAGACTTTTGGTAAAGAATACGTTTCAGATTCAGTAAAAGGATTTAGCGGAGATCAAGATGCTCATGAAGCGATTAGACCTACTGATTGTTCATTAACTCCTGAACTCGCAAAAGAAAAATACGAATTAAAAGACATTGATTTTAAAATCTATCAAATTGTTTATAACACTACAATGCAAGCCATTATGTCTGTTCCTGAAAGACAAATAACAAGATATGAGTTTCTAAATAAAGAACATAAATTCTATCTTTCAGGTTCGATAATTACTTTTGATGGTTATTTTAAATTAACAAAAGCTGATAGCGAAAACACAGATTTACCAAAGTGAAATATTAATGATGAAGTAGAAATAGAAAAATACGAAAAAGAAGCTCATCAAACAAATCCACCAGCTAGATATACAGATGGTTCTTTAATTGAAAAGCTAGATGAAGTTAAAGTCGGAAGACCTTCTACTTTTGCTTCATCTGCAAAGATATTACAAGATCGTTTATATGTTGAAAAACAAAACAAATCACTTGTACCTACAGCTTATGGACAAATTACTTTAGATAAATTATTACAAATTAGTCCTTCAATTATTAACACAAATTACACAGCACAAGTAGAAGAAGAATTAGATGAAATTGCTGAAGGAAACTTGGATTATAAAAAATTAATGTCTGAGTTTTGAGAAAACTTTCAAAGCGTAGTACAAGATTCGTTCCAAAATGTAGAAAAAACACAAATTGAACTGGAAAAAGTAGGTGAAAACTGTCCTGAATGTTCTTCTGAATTAATTTATCGAAATAACAAAAAAACTGGCGCAAGATTTATTGGTTGTTCTAATTTTCCAAATTGTAGATTTATCAAACAAGATCCAAATTACAAACCAAAATTTAAACGCTTTTATAAAAAGCAAACTAATGAAACAAAATAG
- a CDS encoding alpha/beta fold hydrolase, producing the protein MNNKSIKSNNNEEKIWKYDYKIHISNKNAPNVVFIHGFNSSHSGFWSTFKQMQNVNYYSFTFPGNNLTHAYDYQLNTLAYAKLVIRFIKKFQISNPILVGHSMGGGIALIVNKLAPKLAKKIVCVAPMNYTSQVLKQDFFDFFFPKNIQEYQKYLAFLLYDKSKVEDESFIEKFSPFFSYELYNNPSILKLGKYLPTNENMNLLKRSIKTVKVPCLLILGQEDRIVVKQATIDHFKENIPHVQVEVIPNTSHIIFEEQPKLVIEILNKFIFS; encoded by the coding sequence ATGAACAACAAATCGATCAAATCAAACAATAATGAAGAAAAAATTTGAAAATACGACTACAAGATTCACATCAGTAACAAAAATGCTCCTAATGTAGTTTTTATTCACGGTTTTAACTCTTCTCATAGTGGATTTTGAAGCACTTTTAAACAAATGCAAAATGTAAATTATTATTCTTTTACTTTTCCAGGAAACAACTTAACTCACGCTTACGATTATCAACTAAACACTTTAGCATATGCAAAATTAGTGATCAGATTTATTAAAAAATTTCAAATTTCAAATCCTATTTTAGTTGGTCATTCAATGGGTGGTGGAATTGCTTTAATCGTCAATAAACTAGCACCTAAACTTGCTAAAAAAATAGTTTGTGTAGCTCCAATGAATTACACTTCACAAGTTTTAAAACAAGATTTTTTTGACTTCTTCTTTCCGAAAAATATTCAAGAATATCAAAAGTATTTAGCTTTTTTACTTTATGACAAATCCAAAGTAGAAGATGAAAGTTTTATTGAAAAATTCAGCCCATTTTTTAGTTATGAACTTTATAATAATCCTTCAATTTTAAAGCTAGGTAAGTACTTGCCAACTAATGAAAATATGAATTTATTAAAAAGGTCAATTAAGACTGTAAAAGTCCCTTGTTTACTAATTTTAGGACAAGAAGATAGAATTGTAGTAAAACAAGCTACTATAGATCATTTTAAAGAAAATATTCCTCACGTTCAAGTAGAAGTTATACCAAACACATCTCATATTATTTTTGAAGAACAACCAAAATTAGTTATTGAAATTTTAAATAAATTTATATTTTCATAA
- a CDS encoding glycine cleavage system protein H: MEKFANYLLIKKENNIYSIHLTPELQDDIGTVGYLKFTDEKEVRKDELILVIEASKTIMTIKTPLQGTIIDKNTQAIANPTLLNSSKFEENWIVKLTNVDEKAFLALEDY, translated from the coding sequence ATGGAAAAATTTGCTAATTATTTATTAATTAAAAAAGAAAACAATATTTATTCAATTCATTTAACACCAGAATTACAAGATGACATTGGAACTGTAGGCTATTTAAAGTTTACTGACGAAAAAGAAGTTAGAAAAGACGAGCTAATTTTAGTAATAGAAGCTTCAAAAACCATTATGACAATTAAAACACCTTTACAAGGAACAATTATTGACAAAAATACTCAAGCAATTGCAAATCCTACTTTATTAAATTCTTCAAAATTTGAAGAAAATTGAATTGTCAAATTAACTAATGTAGATGAGAAAGCGTTTTTAGCTCTTGAAGATTATTAA
- the rpsP gene encoding 30S ribosomal protein S16, which translates to MVKIRLKRMGSKFNPIYKIVIADARAARDGRFIQAVGHYNPKTKETKLEKEQILNWLNLGAVPTETVKTLLKKEQILALFTKQKLQNKTK; encoded by the coding sequence ATGGTAAAAATCAGATTAAAAAGAATGGGTTCAAAATTTAATCCAATATACAAAATTGTTATAGCTGATGCAAGAGCTGCAAGAGATGGAAGATTTATCCAAGCAGTTGGTCACTATAATCCAAAAACAAAAGAAACAAAATTAGAAAAAGAACAAATTTTAAATTGATTAAATTTAGGAGCAGTTCCTACAGAAACAGTTAAAACTTTACTTAAAAAAGAACAAATTTTAGCTCTTTTTACTAAACAAAAATTACAAAATAAAACTAAATAA
- a CDS encoding lipoate--protein ligase: protein MYLLEAIRNGKRITSGSYALALQVWAMSNLDIQDDIIVFPYICDAHVQIGLFQNPVAEVNLDYVKENKMLIVRRDTGGGAIFIDQNSANFCFLIPNLHPFSSVLNNYPKFYEPIIQILKTMGLKNVEATGKNDLSVDQKKVSGAAMKQTDKYIYAGYSLLYDIDFEGGMTKALNPNKKKIESKGIKSVRQRVAKIKDYLDSEYQNLNIYEFKDLIIKNFEKNSIFGPIKTLRLTNEQWAQVDELVKNKYENWDWTFGQSPEYEFYRDQRFDIGTLGISLEFTNAKISKAKITGDFFPIKNIKFIEEALIGAKLEYEDLLTRLESIKIETFFIKKLTAKELVDLIMS, encoded by the coding sequence ATGTACTTATTAGAAGCTATTAGAAATGGTAAAAGAATTACTAGTGGATCATATGCACTAGCATTACAAGTATGAGCAATGTCTAATTTAGATATTCAAGATGATATTATTGTATTTCCTTATATCTGCGATGCTCATGTGCAAATTGGACTATTTCAAAATCCAGTTGCAGAAGTAAATTTAGATTACGTAAAAGAAAATAAAATGTTAATTGTTAGAAGAGATACAGGTGGGGGAGCTATTTTTATTGATCAAAATTCAGCTAATTTTTGCTTTTTAATACCTAACTTACATCCATTTAGTTCTGTTTTAAATAATTATCCAAAATTTTATGAACCAATTATTCAAATATTAAAAACAATGGGGCTAAAAAATGTTGAAGCAACAGGGAAAAACGATTTAAGTGTTGATCAGAAAAAAGTATCTGGTGCTGCAATGAAACAAACAGATAAATATATTTATGCTGGCTATTCTTTACTTTATGATATTGATTTCGAAGGCGGGATGACAAAAGCTTTAAATCCTAATAAGAAAAAAATTGAATCTAAAGGAATTAAAAGCGTTAGACAAAGAGTTGCGAAAATCAAAGATTATTTAGATTCTGAATATCAAAATTTAAATATCTATGAATTTAAAGACTTAATTATTAAAAATTTTGAAAAAAACTCTATTTTTGGTCCTATTAAAACATTAAGATTAACCAACGAACAATGAGCTCAAGTTGATGAATTAGTAAAAAATAAATACGAAAACTGAGATTGAACTTTCGGACAAAGCCCTGAATACGAATTTTACAGAGACCAAAGATTTGATATTGGAACCTTGGGAATTTCACTAGAATTTACAAATGCAAAAATTTCTAAAGCAAAAATTACAGGTGATTTTTTCCCAATCAAAAACATTAAGTTTATTGAAGAGGCTTTAATTGGGGCTAAACTTGAATATGAAGATTTATTAACTAGACTTGAAAGTATTAAAATAGAAACATTTTTTATTAAAAAATTAACTGCAAAAGAACTTGTTGATTTAATAATGAGTTAA